The genomic DNA AATCGCACCAGGGCGTCTTCTATCTCGCTGATCACACCCACCCTGGAACGTAAGCGGTTGCGCTCTACAACTTCCAGCCATACACTTCGTGTGGCGCCGGTATAGGTCTGATACCAGATGCCGCCCCGCTTAAACACATGCGATTCCTGCTTGCCCCGCGTGGTTTCGGCGTCCATGGTATCGGCAATGCGCACGGTCAGGTAATTTACCGGGAGCAGGTGCTCCTCGTCGAGCTCGTAGGAAAATGAGGTATACTCCCCAAAATGCACGTCTTCGCCCTCGATGGTGCGCAGCAGCCGGCCGTTCAGCCACACACGGGTCTCGTAGCCGCAGGCACCAAACGTGATCTGAAAGATAGAAGGCGCTGATTGGGTATTGCGTTCAGGGCGCGGAAATTCCCGCTCATACCAGGCAATGACATTATCCTGCCAGGCAGGCCCTTGCTTGCCCCGGGAGTTGGCCATGTGCTCTTCCACAGAGCCGGGCCAGTGGGCCGTATGAGTATAGCGGTGGCCCAGGTACCAGGCTTCGCGAAGGCCGCGGTCATTCGGGTCATGTTCAAATTGCCATTCCCCATCCAGCAGATAATGCATGTTTGGCCGCAGCACGGCCCTTGGCAAGGGGTTTTCCTGTTCTTTGCCGTTGTGAAGTTCCTGGGTGCCTTCAGTAGAACTGAAATTCTGATGTGTTGTTCCCATAAATGGCCTGTTAGGTAGCGCTGATAAATTAAGTTTTCAATGTATAACGGTAAAACGCAGCTTACAGATAAGAATTGTTGCCGGAAGCCCGCTGCCATAAGCCCATTTTATAAGACTAACTGCCGGCACCGGCATCGCCCAATATGCGGTTGGCTGCCTGCAGGCCGCTGGCCAGCGCTGCCTCCACGGTACCCATGGCGTGCCCCTGGTAGAGTGCCTCTCCGGCAAAGTATACGGTTTCCTGCACAGGTTGGCAAAGCACTTTCATCGCTTCTGTGGCGTTTACAGTGGCGTAGGCATAAGCTCCCCGGGCATAAGGATCCGCCACCCAGTTCACCACTTTTTTTGCGACCAGTTGTTCGTTAAGAAAATCCCGGCTGGTGGCAAAAATATACGCCAGCGACGCCAGGGCCTGCTCAACAAGGGCATCTTCTGCCAAATGATGCAGGTGTAGCGCCTGCGGCCCGGCAAGCCAGCCGGTCAGCAGCGGCGTGTTGTCAGGAAGGTGCGTCCACCAGGTCGGCACCGGTGTGGCATCGGAGAGCAGGAAGCTAAGCGCTGGCAACTGGCGTGCCTGCGCCTGCAGAGCTTCGTTTTGCCAGAAGGCGTGCCGAAACTCGAGTATAATTTTTATCACCGGGCCAAAGCCCAGCTGTTGCAAGGCTGCAGCATGCTCGGGCAGGGCAGGAGCGAAGCGGATGTACCCTTCGCTGCCAGGCTCGGAAAGCAGCACCCCCAGGGGTACGGTGACCAGCACCCTGGCGGCAGTGAACTGTTGCCCTGAACGGCAGCTGATCCGTACCTGGCCTGCCTGCCAGTGCACTGCCTCCACCACCTGCGCAAGGTGAAAAGTAGCGCCCGCGGCTTTTGCGCGTTGGTACAGGAAATCAAAGGCCTGCCCATACCCACCATGCGGAAAGGAGGAATTAAGGGCGCCTCCGCCCAGCCATTCTTCCCGGAAAGCCATCGCACTCAGTTTCTGTATGTCGGCGGCATCGTAGCCCTCAGCAAATTTTGTGACTGACTCCCGGAGCGCTGCATAAGTTTCTCCCTGAAAGTACTGTGCCAGGAATGCCGCTAGCGACATGTCCTGCGTTAGTTCCTGCAACCGGGCGAGCATCTCATCGAAGCCAGCTAGAAAGGCTTCTGATTCCAGCACCATGCCCTGCTGCACCTCGTAAGTGCTGCCAGCCATGGCTTGAAACGTCATGTGGGCTTCCTGCAACAGGGCATTGGTCAGGGGCAGGTCGCCATGTATAAATTCCGCTCCAGCTTCTATCGGGACAGAGAATCCATCAGGCTTAAAGGTATAAACGCGGCCCCCGATCCGGTGACGGGCTTCGAGCACAGCTACCTGCCGGCCTGCTGCTGCCAGCGTACGGGCCGCCTGCAGGCCTGCAGCGCCGGCTCCGATAATAAGGATATCCGCTTGTATCATAGGTTATACTTTGCCGGCAACCCATTAAAGCCGCCGGGTGGTTTAATGGAGCTAAAATTATTCTTATCTCGAAGCTTGTGTTACGATAAACAGGCAGGGGAAGGCCGCCGGGATAGTGCCGGGCGAAATGGAAGCAGAAGGAAAGTGGTTTGTAACGATCAGCATGTGAGTTGATTAATTGACCTAAGAGCGTGTTAAAAAGAAACAGCCGCTATACCTGAAGTATAGCGGCTGTCCTGGCAAGGAACATCCTTTAATCCCGCAGGTTATTAATCAGTCCAGCGCCACTCGCCGGCAATTCTCAGCGGCTCTTCCAGCTTATTTTCGATCAGGAAGGCTCTTGTTTCTGCATCGTTGCGGCGCTTGGCCGGCAGTTGGGGCGTATCGGCCAGGCCGTACAGCAGCATGGCACTAAACCGGACAGTATTTTTCAATCCAGCTTCGTCTACCAGGTTAAACGCGTCGCAATCGGCGTGGTAGCAGCCACCGCTGTTATTGGGCAGCTTACCGCCAAACGAGCCGCCTGTTGGCACGCCATGCAGCATAAAAGGCTGATGGTCGGAGTGCAGGCCGGCACGCGAGGAGAACTCATTCTTAAAGGTCGTATCGATTTTGGCAGCAATGGCCCCGATCGACTTGAACAACTCCTTACAGGATGCATCGCTGGCATTATACCCCTTCGGATCGTTCGTCATATCGTAGTTGAGCATGAAAGCCACGTTCTCGATCGACTTGTTTTTGATAGCATCCGCGATATAGGCTTTGGAGCCCAGCAGGCCTTCTTCTTCGCCCATAAACATTACAAACTCGATGGTGCGGCTGGGCTGCAGCTTCAGGGTTTTAAACGTACGCGCCATGTCCAGCACCGAGAAAGAGCCGATGCCGTTGTCGATCGCGCCGGAAGCCAGGTCCCAGGAGTCGAGGTGGCCGCCTACTACTATCTTTTCATTCGGCTTCGATTTGCCTTTCAGCGTGGCCACCACATTGCGTGCCTTGATCATGCCCGATGTGTTGGTCATGGCGATATGGGCCTGCAGGGGAGCGGCTTTTAGTTGCTCTTTCAGCTTAAAACCATCTTCCTTGCCAATGCAAACCGCCGGGATCGGGATCAGCTTGCCCGTCACGGAGGCAGTACCTGTCAGCAGCGTGCCCCCTTCCACAGTATTGATAATGATGATACCAGCTGCGCCATACTTGATGGCAATCGCTGTTTTCTCGGAACGGTGCAGCGAACCGGTGCCTTCCGGCGAGCCGGGCAGCACACCCAGGTATACGAGCGCTATTTTGCCTTTTACGGCAGCAGGCCGGGCAGCATAATCAACTTCCAACCCATTGCCCATGTCTACTACTGCTGCTGTCAGGTCGGCTTTCACCGGCGAGTGCGCCAGCGAAACGGATTTAACCGGGGCAAGCTGGCCGGCCTTTGTGCCAACTTCGACTTGCAGGGTGCCGCGGCTCCAGCTTTCTACTTCAAATGGTTGGTAACGCACGTCTTTAAAGCCATACGAACGGAGCAGGTTGTAGGCATATTCTTCCGCTTTCTTGCCGTTTTCTGAACCCGTGAGGCGGTGACCGATCGTAGACGTGGCATCTCCGAGGGTACTATAGGCTTTAGAGTTTTGCTGTACTTCGGTGTTGATCTTTTTAAAGATAACGGGCCAGGTAGGGTTTACTTGGGCAAAGCCCGTGCAGGCTAACAACAGGGCGCACGCACTGGCAATTAGTTTTCTGTGCATAAGATTGGAATAGTTGTACGCCTCCAAAATAAGCATTAAATGCGGAAAGTTGCGCCTTGCCGGCTAATTATCTGTTACATAGCCTATGCAAGTATAAAACATCTCGTGCTGGTTACCGGCTTCTTGCTGTGGGAGTGGATTACAAGTGTAGGTAAGTATAAGGTGATGATGACTACTTCAGAGGGCAGTAGCGCTTCGGCAGGTATGGGAGCAATTAAGTCGTATCTTTGCAGGGGCTACTGCCCCGTTTACTTTTAAAATTCAGTCATTCTTATGTCGTTTTACTCTCTAGGTTTATCCAAACCGCTTTTAAAAGCGATCGAAGCGAACCACTATACGCAGCCATACCCCATCCAGCAGGAAGCGATTCCGGCCATTCTGAAGGGGAAGGATGTTCTGGGCATTGCGCAGACCGGCTCCGGTAAAACGGCTAGCTTTGCGCTGCCTATTCTGGAGCTGTTTCAGCAGGCTAAGCCTGCCCGCAGCCGCAACGTGAAAGCGCTGGTACTGGTGCCTACCCGGGAGCTGGCCTTGCAGATAGGAGAGGTGATGCAGGCATTTGGGAAAGCACTACCCCGCCCGGTAAAAACCCTGGCTGTGTATGGCGGGGTTTCCATTAACCCGCAGATGATGCAGCTGAATGGCACGGATGTGCTGGTCGCCACGCCGGGCCGCCTGCTCGACCTGGTTTCGAACAATGCCGTGCGGCTGTCGGAAGTAGAGATATTGGTGCTGGACGAGGCCGATAAGATCCTGCACCTGGGCTTTAAGGAAGAAATGGACAAAGTGCTGGCGCTGCTGCCCGCCAGGCGTCAGCATATTTTATTGTCGGCTACGCTGGGAGCGGATGTTGAAAAATTGGTAGCCGATCTGTTGCAGGACCCGGTAGTGATCAGGGTGGAGGAGGAAGCGTCGGTGCCTGACCTGATCACGCAGGTAGCCTACCAGGTCGGGCCCGAGAAAAAAGGCCCTTTGCTCCGGTACCTGATCCGGGAGAAAGATATGCAGCAGGTGCTGGTCTTTACCTCTTCGATCCGGACAGCGGACAATGTAACAGGAAAACTGCTGAAACACGGCATACAGGCGGCCGCCCTGCATGGTGATAAAAGTCAGGGCGCCCGCACGGATGCACTTACAAAATTTAAAGCAGGCAAGCTGCGGGTGTTGGTTGCCACCGATCTTGCCTCCCGGGGCATCGATATCAAATTTTTGCCCTACGTGATCAACTACGAGCTGCCGCGCTCCCCGAAAGATTATGTGCACCGTATTGGCCGCACGGGCCGTGCGGCTGCGCAGGGCGAAGCCATTTCGCTCATTTGCCCTGAGGATGCGCATCATTTCAAGATCATCCAGAAAAAAATGGGCAAACAAGTGCCCCTGCTCCCGACAGACGAGCTGGACCTGGCGGGTCAGTAAGAAGGGCGCGGTTGCTGCCCAGTGGAGGCATGTCTAAGTATAAGTATAAGAATTCCTACCAACCTTTGGGGCAGGCAAAAAAAGAGGAAGCGAAAGCTTCCTCTTTTTTATTTCATACTTTATACGTTCATCCTTAAAAAGCTGTCGGGCCTTTGTCTTTATAGTAGCCCTGCTCTTTTACGATTTTGTTGTAAACTCCTAAGATCAGGAAAGAAGGTGCCCACTGGCCGACAAACAAAGCTGTTTTGCTGTTATTCATGATCTTTAAAGTGGCAGAAACTGCCATGGAACCAAGTGCGGCCCACAGGTATACATCAGATGGTATTTTAGAAGTATACTTCTCGATAGCGGCTGCTACCGGTCCTTCTTTATGTTGGGGATTATAGTTATCCGCTTTTGTTTTTAGGTCTTTTAAGTCTTTTGTTTCCATAGTTATATGTTAGTTTATTAAAAGCATAACGCTCCTATGAAAACGTAGAGACGAATTTTAATGTTTGCTTAATCTTCAAAAAATTTGAATTCCAGCTTTTTCTGCCGCTGCCACAATGCGAAACCCTGGGTAGGATTAGCCTTATTGCGCTTTGTTATACTTCCGGAAAAGGGCAGCATTATACCCTGGGCACAGCCCTGTTTCGAGCACTGTGCTCTCGTGCCTCAACAAACCCTACTGCGGTCTTTTCTTTGTGCCGCGGGTAGGCGGGGCGGAGAGCGGATCGTCGGGCCAGTGGTGTTTGGGGTAGCGGCCGCGCAGATCTTTGCGCACCTCAAAATACCCGTTGCTCCAGAAACTCCGCAAATCGCGGGTTACCTGCACCGGCCGGGAAGCAGGGGAGAGCAAATGCAGCAGCAACGGCACCTTGCCCCCGGCAATGCGCGGGGTATCCAGCAGGCCGAATACTTCCTGCAGCCGGACGGCCAGCACCGGCGTAGTTACTTCGGAATAGTCCAGGGCAATGCGGGAGCCGCTGGGGACCTGCAGGTGCGTCGGGGCCAGCCGGTCCATTTCCTGCCGCTGCTCCCAGGATAGGCCTCCCAGCAGCATCTCCTCAAAATCGAGCCGGCTGACCTGCTCCAGAGATGAAAGCCCTATGAGGTGGGGTCTCAGCCATTCGGGCATAGTGGCTGCTAACACTTCATCCGAAACATCAGGCCACTGCCCGGGTGCCAGCTGGTGCAGAAAGGCCAGCCGCTCGCGGGTTTTCAGGGCCTGCTCCGGCCACGGCAGTTGCCTGATGCCTTTGTCCTGCAAGGCCTGCAGCAGCGCTTCTGCTACTAGCGCCAGGTCGGGTTTTGGCAGGGTTGCTTCCTCCAGCAGCAGCGCGCCCAGCCGCATAATTTGTCGGGAATTAACACGGCCTTGGGCGGCATTCCAGCGCACTTCCTGCAGCTGTTCCAGTTGTTCCGAAAAATAGGTCAGGATGTCGTTTTTGGACAGGGGTGCCGCCAGCATGACCCGGGCCTGGTTGCCTGCCTCCAGGTGCGCTACGCCATAAAACTCCGCTTCGGTAAATAGTTCTGTGGCTAATGCTGCCCGCTGCCCGGTTATCAGCCTCACCCGCCCCGACGATTCGCGCTGCGCCAGCCGGTCGGGGTAGGCCAGCGCCGTGAGCAAACCCGCCATCTCCGGCAAAATAGTGCTCTCGTTGACGCGTATCCGCTGCTTTAAGTTGTTGGCTTGTTCCCGCACCCGGCGCAGGGCATTTTCGTCAAGTACAAAACCCGGCATAGGCGGGCGCTTGCCGGCAAGAATTTCCAGGCGCAGCTGCAGGTCCGGCAGGGGCGCTCCGAAAGGCACCTGCATAGGTTTTAAAATATCGCGTTCGGAAAGCAGCGCAGCCAGCGCACAGGCAGTGGCCCCAGCGCCCATCTCATGGCCGCACATGACAAGGTGGCCTAGCCTGGGG from Pontibacter liquoris includes the following:
- a CDS encoding flavin monoamine oxidase family protein; translated protein: MIQADILIIGAGAAGLQAARTLAAAGRQVAVLEARHRIGGRVYTFKPDGFSVPIEAGAEFIHGDLPLTNALLQEAHMTFQAMAGSTYEVQQGMVLESEAFLAGFDEMLARLQELTQDMSLAAFLAQYFQGETYAALRESVTKFAEGYDAADIQKLSAMAFREEWLGGGALNSSFPHGGYGQAFDFLYQRAKAAGATFHLAQVVEAVHWQAGQVRISCRSGQQFTAARVLVTVPLGVLLSEPGSEGYIRFAPALPEHAAALQQLGFGPVIKIILEFRHAFWQNEALQAQARQLPALSFLLSDATPVPTWWTHLPDNTPLLTGWLAGPQALHLHHLAEDALVEQALASLAYIFATSRDFLNEQLVAKKVVNWVADPYARGAYAYATVNATEAMKVLCQPVQETVYFAGEALYQGHAMGTVEAALASGLQAANRILGDAGAGS
- a CDS encoding M28 family peptidase, which codes for MHRKLIASACALLLACTGFAQVNPTWPVIFKKINTEVQQNSKAYSTLGDATSTIGHRLTGSENGKKAEEYAYNLLRSYGFKDVRYQPFEVESWSRGTLQVEVGTKAGQLAPVKSVSLAHSPVKADLTAAVVDMGNGLEVDYAARPAAVKGKIALVYLGVLPGSPEGTGSLHRSEKTAIAIKYGAAGIIIINTVEGGTLLTGTASVTGKLIPIPAVCIGKEDGFKLKEQLKAAPLQAHIAMTNTSGMIKARNVVATLKGKSKPNEKIVVGGHLDSWDLASGAIDNGIGSFSVLDMARTFKTLKLQPSRTIEFVMFMGEEEGLLGSKAYIADAIKNKSIENVAFMLNYDMTNDPKGYNASDASCKELFKSIGAIAAKIDTTFKNEFSSRAGLHSDHQPFMLHGVPTGGSFGGKLPNNSGGCYHADCDAFNLVDEAGLKNTVRFSAMLLYGLADTPQLPAKRRNDAETRAFLIENKLEEPLRIAGEWRWTD
- a CDS encoding DEAD/DEAH box helicase, with protein sequence MSFYSLGLSKPLLKAIEANHYTQPYPIQQEAIPAILKGKDVLGIAQTGSGKTASFALPILELFQQAKPARSRNVKALVLVPTRELALQIGEVMQAFGKALPRPVKTLAVYGGVSINPQMMQLNGTDVLVATPGRLLDLVSNNAVRLSEVEILVLDEADKILHLGFKEEMDKVLALLPARRQHILLSATLGADVEKLVADLLQDPVVIRVEEEASVPDLITQVAYQVGPEKKGPLLRYLIREKDMQQVLVFTSSIRTADNVTGKLLKHGIQAAALHGDKSQGARTDALTKFKAGKLRVLVATDLASRGIDIKFLPYVINYELPRSPKDYVHRIGRTGRAAAQGEAISLICPEDAHHFKIIQKKMGKQVPLLPTDELDLAGQ